The genomic DNA ATGGGGACAGACGCCGCTCATGTTTGCGGCGGCGGCCAATCGGCCGGCTGCGATCACGGCACTGCTCAAGGCCGGCGCCAAGCCCGGAGTAAAGACCAACACGCAGGATCTCACCGAAGAGCTCGCGCGTCAGCAGGCTGCAGCGCGCAAGCGCAACGAGGCCCTGTTCAACGCACTGCCGCAGACGGTCAAGGACAGCATCATCAAGGCCGCGGAGAAGGCCGCGCTCGCGGCGCCGGCCCTCGGTGCGCGCGGTGGTCCGCCGGGTGCTCCAGCGGCTGCGCAGCAGGCGCAACAGGCCCAGCCGCGTCAGATGGCGGGTGCAGCTGCTGGTGCTGCGGCAGGTGCTGCAGCGGCAGCCACCACGACCGCCAAGCCTGACTCGGCAAAGAAGTTCGAGTACAAGGTGGGCCTCGCCGCGCCGCCCACCAACGCCCTCACGCCCGAGCAGGTGCAGGAGGCCATTCTCGAAGGCCGCCGCGTCTACGAGCAGGAACTCAAGGACAAGTCCACCGAGCAGGTCATTCCCGCCGACACCACCAACGGGTTCCAGGCGGGCTACGAAGGGACCGTGGGCAGCATTGGTGGCCTCACGGCGCTGCATCACGCCGTGCGTCAGGGCAATGCAGCGGCCGCACTCGCGCTCATTGACGGTGGCGCCGACATCAACGAGCAATCGGCCAGCGACAGCACCACGCCGCTGCTCATGGCCACCATCAACGGCCACTACGACCTGGCCTTGCAGCTGGTCAAGCGCGGCGCCGATGTGAAGCGCGAAAGCATCCACGGCCTCACGCCGCTGTATGCCGCGCTCAACATCATGTGGCACCCCAAGTCGCGTTATCCGCAGCCGCAGGCCGTGCAGAACCAGAAGACCACGCACATCGAGCTCATGGACGCCATCATCAAGGCGGGCGCCGATGTGAACGTGCGGTTGCGCAAGAACATCTGGTTCTTCGGCTTCAGCAATTGCGGCAACGCCAACTGCGGCCTCGAGATGCTCGACGGCACGACGGCGTTCTGGCGTGCAGCGTATGCGGTGGACCTTGATGCCATGAAGTTGCTCAAGGCCGCCGGTGCCAACGACACCATTCCGTCCTATCGTCCGCCGCAGCAGAACCGTCGGCGTCCCGGTGGCTTTGGTGGTCCGGCCAACACGGCCATCGACGCTGAAGTCGATTCCGCGGCCAAGGCCGTGCCGCCCGGCATTGGCGTGTATCCCATTCACGCCGCATCCGGTGTGGGCTACGGCAACGGCTTTGCCGGCAACGCGCATCGTCATGCGCCCGATGGCTGGATGCCGGCCATCAAGTATCTCGTCGAAGAACTCGGCCACGACGTGAACAAGCGGGACCTGGGCGGCTACACGCCGCTGCATCATGCGGCCGCGCGTGGCGACAACGAGATGATCGAATATCTCGTGAGCAAGGGCGCGGACCCCAAGGCCGTGGCGCGGGACTTCAAGACCACCGTGGACATGGCCAACGGGCCGGTGCAGCGTCTGCGTCCCTATCCCGAGACCATTCAGTTGCTCGAGAAGATGGGCGCCAAGAACAGCCATCGCTGCGTGGGCTGCTGACGCGTCGCGCACGCACGTGACAACGGCCCGCTCCAGTGCATTGGAGCGGGCCG from Gemmatimonas sp. UBA7669 includes the following:
- a CDS encoding ankyrin repeat domain-containing protein, with the protein product MSSSKRQGRSRHGAWLTGTAVLAAMTMHGVAASALAQDTKPVVRVNNASRPAATALAAAAMRGDLAEVRALIARQADVNAATGDGMSALHWAAERGDAAMVQALLKAGASTTGLTKNGGYTPLHVAARAGHGAAVKALLAGGADAKALTSTGATALHLAAQAGDAVAVSALAGAKADVNALETAWGQTPLMFAAAANRPAAITALLKAGAKPGVKTNTQDLTEELARQQAAARKRNEALFNALPQTVKDSIIKAAEKAALAAPALGARGGPPGAPAAAQQAQQAQPRQMAGAAAGAAAGAAAAATTTAKPDSAKKFEYKVGLAAPPTNALTPEQVQEAILEGRRVYEQELKDKSTEQVIPADTTNGFQAGYEGTVGSIGGLTALHHAVRQGNAAAALALIDGGADINEQSASDSTTPLLMATINGHYDLALQLVKRGADVKRESIHGLTPLYAALNIMWHPKSRYPQPQAVQNQKTTHIELMDAIIKAGADVNVRLRKNIWFFGFSNCGNANCGLEMLDGTTAFWRAAYAVDLDAMKLLKAAGANDTIPSYRPPQQNRRRPGGFGGPANTAIDAEVDSAAKAVPPGIGVYPIHAASGVGYGNGFAGNAHRHAPDGWMPAIKYLVEELGHDVNKRDLGGYTPLHHAAARGDNEMIEYLVSKGADPKAVARDFKTTVDMANGPVQRLRPYPETIQLLEKMGAKNSHRCVGC